The following proteins are encoded in a genomic region of Mycobacterium sp. 155:
- a CDS encoding glycosyltransferase family 4 protein has product MTEVAIVSAVNPYPADDGKKVVLGGLIDYFTTRLCPQRVHYLLVANRAHGDFGVNLRSFKGPSAAQACRNVATRTLVGRSSIQESLLWSRGTEQAVQRSLREIDPQIELYDTVRAAQYADNAPGPTRICYIDDLFSERYATMLEASKTDRSVTIKPLANFAKHVPAKLRFLSQNRIPQRVLLTAEKRLIARSEDRTARSVDQCLLVNHYETELLQKRAAVGEGRISTIPPLIKEPTTVSRNFQGSPEFLFLGLLSAPHNDEGLRSFICDTWPKVLSRIPNARLRVVGREPQPELLAAIASFGSGSISLEGYVPDLDTLMAQSAAILNPMRFGSGVKIKILESLGRGLPVVSTTIGARGVLAGIENGVCLADDTDEWVEQLGRLTSPKYNSMVSMAASEHFEQTYSKNVVFAAYDRIFGLG; this is encoded by the coding sequence ATGACAGAGGTCGCCATCGTCAGTGCGGTGAATCCGTACCCTGCTGACGACGGAAAGAAAGTGGTTCTTGGGGGACTCATCGACTATTTCACGACGCGTTTGTGCCCCCAGAGGGTGCACTACCTGCTCGTGGCAAATCGGGCGCACGGCGATTTCGGTGTGAATCTGCGGTCTTTCAAGGGTCCGTCCGCGGCACAAGCCTGCCGAAATGTGGCTACTCGCACTCTGGTCGGTCGCTCGAGTATTCAGGAATCCCTGCTATGGTCCCGAGGCACCGAGCAAGCCGTGCAGCGAAGCCTTCGGGAGATCGATCCGCAGATCGAGCTTTACGACACGGTTCGTGCGGCCCAGTACGCTGACAATGCGCCGGGGCCGACGCGTATCTGCTACATCGACGATCTATTTTCGGAACGATACGCAACGATGCTGGAGGCCAGCAAGACCGATAGAAGCGTGACGATCAAGCCCCTGGCAAACTTCGCCAAACACGTACCGGCCAAACTGCGTTTCCTTTCCCAGAATCGCATTCCCCAAAGAGTCCTCCTCACGGCGGAGAAACGCCTCATCGCGCGCAGCGAGGATCGCACGGCACGGTCGGTGGATCAGTGTCTATTGGTCAATCACTATGAGACGGAACTATTGCAGAAGAGGGCTGCGGTGGGCGAGGGGCGTATTTCGACCATTCCGCCGCTCATCAAGGAACCGACAACCGTTAGTCGTAACTTCCAAGGTTCGCCGGAGTTCCTCTTTCTGGGGCTCCTGTCGGCGCCTCACAACGATGAAGGACTACGATCCTTTATATGTGACACGTGGCCGAAGGTTCTCAGCCGAATTCCAAATGCGCGGCTTCGGGTGGTAGGTCGCGAGCCGCAACCAGAATTGCTCGCGGCTATAGCCAGTTTCGGTAGCGGCTCGATATCGTTAGAGGGATACGTACCAGACCTCGATACCTTGATGGCCCAAAGCGCAGCGATTCTGAACCCGATGCGCTTTGGATCGGGGGTAAAGATCAAGATACTCGAATCTCTTGGCCGAGGTTTGCCAGTGGTCTCAACCACGATCGGGGCCAGGGGCGTGCTCGCGGGAATTGAGAATGGTGTCTGTTTGGCCGATGACACCGACGAATGGGTCGAGCAGCTCGGTCGACTTACGTCACCGAAGTA
- a CDS encoding sugar transferase, whose product MVVTLAVALAQWLRFGDVNDIGLSGHTQIDYSLVSASLVAVWAAVLAIYKTRSPRVLGQGLDEYRRVWAATLCLLGAIAVISAVFKIDIARGYLALAFPIGLVALTMNRWLTRKYVARRRVGGEFMNTVLAVGQPDSVRALTRSLARCPADGYTVVGVCGPGMALHDSLHIGSDSVQVYPYDGDITRAVVESLADTVMLTSGHLSPDEIRDLSWQLEKLNVDLVVSPGMVDVAGPRLTVRPVGGLALIHVDKPQYNGAKQFQKRAFDVCFSLIVLLAAAPIMIAAALAVKLSSKGPVFYVAERVGLDGRPFRMIKFRSMIVDADKRVADVAHLNEGGGVLFKIRADPRVTPVGRFLRKYSIDELPQFINVLRGEMSVVGPRPPLPSEVESYDHQVRRRLLVRPGITGLWQVSGRSDLSWEDSVRLDLSYVENWSMINDLVIAMSTLSAVVRGSGAY is encoded by the coding sequence GTGGTCGTAACGTTGGCCGTTGCGCTCGCGCAGTGGTTACGTTTCGGTGACGTCAACGATATTGGCCTTAGCGGACACACTCAGATCGACTACTCCCTGGTCTCCGCGTCGCTTGTCGCGGTCTGGGCCGCGGTCTTGGCAATCTACAAGACTCGTTCGCCACGTGTTTTGGGACAAGGTTTGGATGAGTACCGCCGGGTGTGGGCTGCGACTTTGTGCCTGTTGGGTGCCATTGCCGTCATCTCTGCTGTGTTCAAGATCGACATCGCGCGTGGGTATCTCGCCTTGGCGTTCCCGATTGGCCTCGTGGCGCTGACCATGAACCGCTGGCTGACACGGAAGTATGTCGCGCGCCGCCGCGTCGGTGGTGAGTTCATGAACACGGTGCTCGCCGTCGGTCAACCGGACTCGGTGCGGGCGCTTACCCGGTCACTCGCGCGATGCCCTGCCGACGGATACACAGTCGTGGGGGTGTGCGGCCCGGGGATGGCACTGCACGACTCGTTGCACATCGGTTCGGACTCCGTCCAGGTGTACCCCTACGACGGGGACATCACCCGCGCAGTCGTCGAGTCGCTCGCCGATACGGTCATGCTGACTTCAGGGCACCTGAGTCCCGATGAAATTCGCGATCTGTCTTGGCAATTGGAGAAGCTGAACGTCGACCTCGTAGTGTCACCCGGGATGGTCGATGTCGCTGGCCCACGGTTGACCGTTCGGCCCGTCGGCGGGTTGGCCCTTATCCACGTGGACAAACCACAATACAACGGCGCCAAGCAGTTCCAGAAGCGTGCATTCGACGTGTGCTTCTCGCTGATTGTTCTGCTGGCAGCCGCGCCGATAATGATTGCTGCTGCGCTGGCCGTGAAGCTCTCAAGTAAGGGGCCGGTGTTCTACGTTGCGGAACGTGTCGGTCTGGATGGTCGACCGTTTCGGATGATCAAGTTCCGCAGCATGATTGTCGACGCCGACAAACGGGTGGCTGACGTGGCCCATCTAAACGAGGGTGGCGGCGTGCTTTTCAAGATCCGGGCGGATCCCCGAGTCACTCCGGTCGGCAGGTTCCTTCGCAAATACAGCATCGACGAGTTGCCGCAGTTCATCAATGTGCTGCGGGGCGAGATGAGCGTGGTCGGGCCGAGACCGCCGCTCCCTAGTGAGGTCGAGTCTTATGACCACCAGGTCCGTCGGAGACTGCTCGTACGTCCTGGCATTACCGGGTTATGGCAGGTCAGTGGCCGCTCCGACCTGTCGTGGGAGGACTCGGTCCGGCTGGATCTCTCCTATGTGGAGAACTGGTCGATGATTAACGACCTGGTCATCGCGATGAGCACGCTCAGCGCGGTGGTCAGAGGCTCGGGTGCCTACTGA
- the rfbC gene encoding dTDP-4-dehydrorhamnose 3,5-epimerase, whose translation MRVERTDLADVIVLIPELFRDERGFFTRTFDAAVFDEFVGVPGTSTTFIQDSQSRSTRGVVRGMHGRAGRGEAKLVRCAHGAVHDVLVDIRPDSPTFGAQQAFTLDDNEFHHLYVPPGFLHGFQAISATADVCYRIDRPHNPSEDIGVAYDDPDLAIAWPLPVTMVSARDASAASWRELLTHLP comes from the coding sequence ATGCGCGTCGAACGGACCGACCTCGCCGATGTCATTGTGCTGATTCCGGAGCTCTTCCGCGACGAACGGGGGTTCTTCACCCGAACGTTCGACGCTGCCGTCTTCGACGAATTCGTGGGCGTCCCAGGAACTTCCACGACGTTTATCCAGGACTCCCAGTCCAGGTCGACCCGCGGCGTGGTCCGGGGCATGCATGGCCGGGCCGGACGCGGTGAGGCGAAGCTGGTCAGGTGCGCCCACGGCGCGGTTCACGACGTTTTGGTCGACATCAGGCCGGATTCGCCGACGTTCGGTGCGCAGCAGGCCTTTACGCTCGACGACAACGAATTCCACCATCTGTACGTCCCGCCGGGATTTCTGCACGGCTTTCAAGCGATCTCCGCGACGGCAGACGTCTGCTATCGGATCGATCGTCCGCACAATCCGAGCGAAGATATCGGAGTGGCCTACGACGACCCCGATCTGGCAATCGCCTGGCCGCTGCCCGTGACGATGGTGTCGGCCCGCGACGCCTCCGCAGCCAGTTGGCGGGAACTGCTCACGCACTTGCCGTGA
- a CDS encoding sugar phosphate nucleotidyltransferase has product MKVVLFCGGYGMRMRTNSTDDIPKPMQMVGPRPLIWHVMRYYAHYGHTDFILCLGYGASHIKDYFLSYQETASNDFVMRNGQVELLHSDISDWSITFVDTGLESAIGERLRRVRKHIQGDEYFLANYADVLTDAPLDDVIDKFHQSGAVASMMLVSPQQSFHCVEVSEAGEVKDIIPASDLSVWVNGGYFVLTQEVFDLIPEGGDLVADACGTLAGQGRLFGYKHGGFWKPADTFKERAELDIGYQQGDRPWAVWERDVDTLAGSPAPQ; this is encoded by the coding sequence ATGAAGGTGGTTCTGTTCTGCGGCGGATACGGCATGCGGATGCGCACCAATTCGACCGACGATATCCCGAAGCCAATGCAGATGGTGGGACCCCGCCCGCTGATCTGGCATGTGATGCGGTACTACGCCCACTACGGACACACGGACTTCATCCTGTGCCTGGGTTACGGCGCATCCCACATCAAGGACTACTTCCTGTCCTATCAGGAGACCGCGTCCAACGATTTCGTCATGCGCAATGGGCAGGTCGAACTGTTGCACAGCGATATCAGCGACTGGTCCATCACGTTCGTCGACACCGGCTTGGAATCTGCCATCGGCGAACGACTCAGGCGGGTACGCAAGCACATTCAGGGTGACGAGTACTTCCTGGCCAATTACGCCGATGTCCTGACCGATGCCCCGCTCGACGACGTTATCGACAAGTTCCATCAATCGGGCGCCGTGGCGTCGATGATGCTCGTCTCGCCCCAGCAGTCCTTTCACTGCGTCGAGGTCAGCGAAGCAGGTGAGGTTAAGGACATCATCCCCGCCTCCGATCTCTCTGTATGGGTGAACGGCGGCTACTTCGTCCTCACTCAAGAGGTATTCGATCTCATCCCCGAAGGCGGTGACCTTGTCGCCGACGCGTGTGGAACGTTGGCTGGCCAGGGCAGGCTGTTCGGTTACAAGCATGGTGGATTTTGGAAGCCGGCAGATACTTTCAAGGAGCGTGCCGAACTCGACATCGGGTATCAGCAGGGCGATCGGCCCTGGGCAGTTTGGGAACGCGACGTCGACACGCTCGCGGGTAGCCCAGCGCCGCAGTGA
- a CDS encoding methyltransferase domain-containing protein, whose product MEMRIATPESDSVVCRLCGSTRLVSVLDLGATPPCEKFLAVAELDLPEVTYPLHLRLCEDCMLLQIPALITPEDTFTEYAYFSSYSDSWVQHSRDFVHGVIENLGLDNNSLVIEVASNDGYLLQHTVAEGIPCLGIEPSVNVGAAARQRGVPTITAFLDEELAQRVSADHGPANLVIANNVYAHIPDLVGFTRSLRGLMADDGWLSIEVHHALNLVTLGQFDSIYHEHFQYYTVLSAIRALASGGLIVVDVELLATHGGSLRLWARPSEAAGKPSERVAEALRAEEEAGLHHVDGYLQLHARTAKIRHDLLRFLLDCKASGKKVVGYGAPGKGNTLLNYCGIRSDLLEYTVDRNPYKHGRYTPGTRIPIHAPEMIAKDRPDVVLALPWNLEAELTEQLAYIGEWGGQLVFPLPELHTSNSEDIGGQSI is encoded by the coding sequence ATGGAAATGCGGATTGCAACGCCTGAATCCGATTCGGTTGTGTGCCGGTTGTGTGGTTCGACCCGCCTGGTCAGCGTCCTCGATCTGGGTGCCACTCCGCCTTGTGAGAAGTTCCTCGCAGTCGCCGAGCTTGATCTCCCCGAGGTGACCTACCCGCTGCATCTGAGGCTGTGCGAAGACTGCATGTTGCTGCAGATCCCGGCGTTGATCACTCCCGAGGACACCTTCACCGAATACGCGTACTTCTCGTCGTACTCCGATAGCTGGGTGCAGCATTCCAGGGACTTCGTCCACGGGGTCATCGAAAATCTGGGACTCGACAACAACTCGTTGGTCATCGAAGTCGCTAGTAACGACGGCTACCTTCTTCAGCACACCGTGGCGGAAGGCATCCCCTGCCTGGGGATCGAACCCTCGGTCAATGTCGGTGCGGCCGCCCGCCAGCGTGGAGTGCCCACCATAACCGCATTCCTCGATGAGGAGTTGGCGCAGCGCGTGAGTGCCGACCACGGTCCGGCGAACCTTGTGATTGCCAATAATGTCTACGCCCACATCCCGGACCTCGTGGGGTTTACCCGGTCACTGCGTGGCTTGATGGCCGACGACGGCTGGCTGAGTATCGAGGTGCATCACGCGTTGAACCTGGTGACACTTGGCCAATTCGACTCTATCTATCACGAGCATTTCCAGTACTACACGGTGCTTTCGGCCATCCGTGCGCTGGCTTCCGGAGGGCTGATCGTCGTCGACGTCGAGTTGCTCGCGACGCACGGAGGGTCATTGCGGCTATGGGCACGGCCGTCCGAGGCTGCTGGAAAACCCTCCGAGCGGGTGGCCGAGGCGTTACGAGCCGAAGAAGAAGCCGGGCTCCATCATGTCGACGGCTACCTTCAGCTGCACGCCCGAACGGCGAAGATTCGCCACGATCTGTTGCGATTCCTGTTGGACTGCAAGGCCTCCGGGAAGAAAGTCGTCGGTTACGGTGCACCGGGCAAGGGCAATACCCTGCTGAACTACTGCGGTATTCGGTCCGACCTGCTCGAATACACCGTGGACCGCAACCCTTACAAGCACGGCCGCTACACCCCGGGGACCCGGATTCCGATCCACGCTCCGGAGATGATCGCCAAAGATCGGCCAGACGTCGTGCTTGCGTTGCCGTGGAACCTCGAAGCGGAGTTGACTGAGCAACTCGCCTATATCGGGGAGTGGGGTGGACAACTCGTCTTTCCACTCCCGGAATTGCACACATCGAACTCCGAAGACATTGGAGGACAGTCAATATGA
- a CDS encoding acyl-CoA carboxylase subunit beta, producing MTSVTEPPEAQAEHTVDIHTTAGKLADLRKRTVETLHPVGEDAVEKVHAKGKLTARERIFALLDEGSFVELDALARHRSTNFGLADNRPLGDGVVTGYGTIDGRDVCIFSQDATVFGGSLGEVYGEKIVKVQELAIKTGRPLIGINDGAGARIHEGVVSLGLYSQIFRNNILASGVIPQISLIMGAAAGGHVYSPALTDFIVMVDQTSQMFITGPDVIKTVTGEDVTMEELGGAHTHEAKSGTAHYVASGEQDAFDYVRELLSYLPPNNFAEPPHYPAEPPVGPIEDNLTEEDLELDTLIPDSPNQPYDMHEVISRILDDDEFLEVQAGYAQNIIIGFGRIEGRPVGIVANQPTQFAGCLDINASEKAARFVRTCDCFNIPIVMLVDVPGFLPGTDQEYNGIIRRGAKLLYAYGEATVAKVTVITRKAYGGAYCVMGSKNMGCDVNVAWPTAQIAVMGASGAVGFVYRSDLRKAAQEGQDVDALRLELQQTYEDTLVNPYIAAERGYVDAVIPPSHTRGYIGTALRLLDRKIVQTPPKKHGNIPL from the coding sequence ATGACGAGCGTTACCGAGCCGCCGGAAGCCCAAGCCGAGCACACGGTGGATATCCACACCACCGCAGGCAAGCTGGCCGACCTGCGCAAGCGCACCGTAGAGACACTGCACCCCGTCGGCGAGGACGCCGTGGAGAAGGTGCACGCCAAAGGCAAGCTGACCGCCCGCGAGCGCATCTTCGCGCTGCTCGACGAGGGCTCGTTCGTCGAACTCGACGCGCTGGCCCGCCATCGCAGCACCAACTTCGGCCTGGCCGACAATCGCCCGCTCGGCGATGGCGTGGTCACTGGCTACGGCACCATCGACGGCCGCGATGTATGCATCTTCAGCCAGGACGCCACCGTATTCGGCGGCAGCCTCGGCGAGGTGTACGGCGAGAAGATCGTCAAGGTGCAGGAGCTGGCCATCAAGACCGGCCGCCCACTGATCGGCATCAACGACGGCGCAGGCGCCCGGATCCACGAAGGCGTCGTCTCGCTGGGCCTGTACAGCCAGATCTTCCGCAACAACATCCTGGCCTCGGGCGTCATCCCGCAGATCTCCCTGATCATGGGCGCCGCCGCCGGTGGCCACGTCTACTCCCCCGCGCTGACCGACTTCATCGTCATGGTCGACCAGACCAGCCAGATGTTCATCACCGGGCCCGACGTCATCAAGACCGTCACCGGCGAGGACGTCACCATGGAGGAGCTGGGCGGCGCCCACACCCACGAGGCCAAGTCGGGTACCGCGCACTATGTCGCCTCCGGCGAGCAGGACGCTTTCGACTACGTTCGCGAACTGCTGAGCTATCTGCCCCCCAACAACTTCGCCGAGCCGCCGCACTACCCGGCCGAGCCGCCGGTCGGGCCGATCGAGGACAACCTCACCGAGGAGGACCTCGAGCTAGACACCTTGATCCCGGATTCGCCGAACCAGCCGTACGACATGCACGAGGTCATCTCGCGCATCCTCGACGACGACGAATTCCTCGAGGTGCAGGCGGGTTACGCGCAGAACATCATCATCGGATTCGGCCGCATCGAGGGCCGCCCGGTCGGCATCGTCGCCAACCAGCCCACCCAGTTCGCCGGCTGCCTGGACATCAACGCCTCGGAGAAGGCCGCCCGGTTCGTGCGCACCTGCGACTGCTTCAACATTCCGATCGTCATGCTCGTCGACGTTCCCGGCTTCCTGCCTGGCACCGACCAGGAGTACAACGGCATCATCCGCCGCGGCGCCAAGCTGCTCTACGCCTATGGCGAGGCCACCGTCGCCAAGGTCACCGTCATCACCCGCAAGGCATACGGCGGCGCGTACTGCGTGATGGGGTCCAAGAACATGGGTTGCGACGTCAACGTGGCGTGGCCGACAGCGCAGATCGCGGTCATGGGCGCCTCGGGTGCGGTCGGCTTCGTCTACCGCTCCGATCTCAGGAAGGCAGCGCAGGAAGGGCAGGACGTCGACGCGCTGCGCCTCGAACTGCAGCAGACCTACGAGGACACTCTGGTGAACCCCTACATCGCTGCCGAGCGCGGATACGTTGACGCGGTCATCCCGCCCTCGCACACGCGTGGCTACATCGGTACCGCGCTACGGCTGCTGGACCGCAAGATCGTGCAGACGCCGCCGAAGAAGCACGGGAACATTCCACTGTGA
- a CDS encoding acyl-CoA carboxylase subunit epsilon, translated as MSGANETVTADEVQADEAKADHEAHIKVLTGNPTDEDMAVLMAVLGATAGGVERVRRDRNLWGHPADKLRYSIFSWQRVTLLERTHIRR; from the coding sequence GTGAGCGGGGCGAACGAGACCGTGACAGCTGACGAGGTCCAGGCCGACGAAGCGAAGGCCGACCACGAGGCTCACATCAAAGTCCTCACCGGCAATCCGACCGACGAGGACATGGCCGTGCTGATGGCCGTGCTGGGCGCCACCGCCGGCGGCGTCGAACGGGTCCGCCGCGATCGCAACCTGTGGGGACATCCGGCGGACAAGCTGCGCTACTCGATCTTCAGCTGGCAGCGGGTGACGTTGTTGGAGCGGACCCACATTCGGCGGTAA
- a CDS encoding exopolysaccharide biosynthesis polyprenyl glycosylphosphotransferase, with protein MPVPRRLRAWQRGYLQLLWISDAFVVTLVIAGAQSLRFGSLHGESLAGYNSVGYSIVSLALAAAWLAAMAIYQTRSHRVIGSGLEEYRRVWAATLSVFGAVAVASTLFRLDIARGYLAIALPAGLMMLTLNRWLWRRYVAHRRVDGAFMNTVLAVGRPDSVEELAEALAKRPAEGYRVIGVCAPGLFSRDHINIPGLGHVPVFPNDGDLAAVVAESGADTVVLTSGYLRPDAIRDLSWQLEKLDVDLVVSPGMVDVAGPRLTVRLVGGQPLIHVDKPRYDDAKCFQKRVFDICFSILALILVSPILVAAALAIKLSSRGPVLYLSERIGLDGKPFQMIKFRSMVVDADRRLSDVAHLDEGGGVLFKIRRDPRITPVGRILRRCSIDELPQFFNVLSGAMSVVGPRPPLPNEVASYNSQVRRRLLVRPGITGSWQVSGRSDLTWEESVRLDLSYVENWSMLTDLAIAVKTVRAVWLGSGAY; from the coding sequence ATGCCGGTGCCGCGCAGGCTTCGGGCGTGGCAGCGCGGTTACCTTCAATTGCTCTGGATCTCCGACGCCTTCGTCGTCACCTTGGTGATCGCTGGTGCTCAATCCCTGAGGTTCGGAAGTCTGCACGGTGAAAGCCTCGCGGGCTACAACTCGGTGGGCTATTCGATCGTGTCCCTGGCCTTAGCCGCGGCGTGGTTGGCTGCGATGGCCATCTACCAGACTCGCTCTCATCGTGTGATCGGGAGTGGGCTCGAAGAGTATCGACGGGTCTGGGCTGCGACGTTGTCTGTGTTCGGAGCCGTCGCTGTGGCTTCCACGCTCTTCCGGCTTGACATTGCACGTGGCTACCTCGCGATTGCGCTCCCGGCGGGGCTGATGATGCTGACTCTCAATCGCTGGCTGTGGCGTCGATATGTCGCACACCGCCGGGTCGACGGCGCGTTCATGAACACCGTCCTCGCGGTTGGCCGGCCGGATTCGGTTGAGGAGTTGGCCGAGGCGCTGGCGAAGCGTCCCGCTGAGGGATACCGGGTGATCGGCGTGTGCGCCCCCGGACTGTTCAGTCGTGACCATATAAACATTCCTGGACTGGGGCATGTGCCGGTCTTCCCCAACGACGGGGACCTTGCCGCCGTAGTAGCGGAATCAGGAGCCGACACCGTGGTGCTCACTTCGGGGTACCTGCGCCCGGACGCCATCCGCGACCTGTCGTGGCAATTGGAGAAGCTGGATGTCGATCTGGTGGTTTCACCCGGCATGGTCGACGTAGCCGGTCCGCGGCTGACCGTGCGCCTGGTAGGCGGACAGCCTCTGATCCACGTCGACAAGCCTCGCTACGACGACGCCAAGTGCTTCCAGAAGCGCGTCTTCGATATCTGCTTCTCGATTCTGGCCCTCATCTTGGTCTCCCCGATCCTGGTCGCTGCGGCACTGGCCATCAAACTGTCGAGCCGCGGACCAGTGCTCTATCTTTCGGAGCGAATCGGATTGGACGGCAAGCCATTTCAGATGATCAAGTTCCGCAGTATGGTCGTCGACGCGGATCGCCGACTGTCTGACGTGGCCCACCTCGACGAGGGCGGTGGTGTGCTGTTCAAGATCCGGCGAGATCCACGGATCACGCCAGTAGGGCGCATCCTTCGTCGGTGCAGCATCGACGAACTGCCCCAATTCTTCAACGTGCTGAGCGGTGCGATGAGTGTGGTCGGTCCGCGACCGCCACTGCCAAACGAGGTGGCCTCCTACAACTCTCAGGTTCGGCGCCGGTTGTTGGTGCGGCCGGGGATTACGGGTTCGTGGCAGGTGAGTGGGCGCTCCGACCTAACCTGGGAAGAGTCAGTGCGACTGGACCTCTCATACGTCGAAAACTGGTCGATGCTCACCGACCTGGCCATCGCGGTCAAAACCGTACGGGCCGTATGGCTGGGGTCTGGCGCCTATTGA
- a CDS encoding nucleoside triphosphate pyrophosphatase, which translates to MMTRVVLGSASSGRLGVLRHAGIDPAVVVSGVDEDALIAGLGDAPPDHVVSELAVAKADDVVTRLPAEIASNCVVIGCDSMLFLDGRLCGKPGTADVAREQWHAMSGQAGRLYTGHAVITVRDGSIGHRIVETSATTVHFATPTEEDLDAYLGTGEPLGVAGGFTLDGLGGWFVDRIDGDPSNVIGLSLPLLRRMLATAGLSIADLWQESAR; encoded by the coding sequence CTGATGACGCGCGTCGTCCTGGGTTCCGCGTCGTCGGGCCGCCTCGGTGTACTGCGCCACGCGGGCATCGACCCCGCGGTGGTGGTTTCGGGCGTTGACGAGGACGCGCTCATCGCCGGGTTGGGCGATGCCCCACCCGATCACGTGGTCAGCGAGCTGGCGGTGGCCAAGGCCGACGACGTCGTGACTCGGCTGCCCGCCGAGATCGCCTCCAACTGTGTGGTGATCGGTTGCGATTCCATGCTTTTCCTGGACGGTCGGCTATGCGGGAAGCCCGGCACAGCCGACGTGGCACGCGAACAGTGGCACGCCATGTCCGGCCAGGCGGGCCGGCTGTACACCGGACACGCAGTGATCACCGTGCGCGATGGATCCATCGGCCACCGTATTGTCGAAACATCCGCCACCACAGTGCATTTCGCGACACCCACGGAAGAAGACCTCGACGCTTATCTGGGCACCGGTGAACCTCTCGGCGTTGCAGGCGGATTCACGCTCGATGGGCTCGGCGGCTGGTTCGTAGACCGCATCGACGGCGACCCGTCGAACGTGATCGGCTTGAGTCTGCCGCTGCTGCGCCGCATGCTGGCCACGGCCGGGCTCTCCATCGCGGATCTCTGGCAAGAATCTGCGCGATGA
- a CDS encoding alpha/beta fold hydrolase: MKAATSGRAGARVRLSHHVIRLDDGHQVGVSIGGRGVPLVFLHGLGLSRRAYVRLLSRVAGLGFLVVAVDTAGHGDTHDLPCDAGELSDRADLVIRSLDALGINRAVFAGHSMGGRMTIHLAATAPERVIAAILFDAAAGTSFDAAVATVAHSPRQILRAIFAAVSDMYRDPFRMQLASASRYLRMLSAVAMGRFLPPTGFTGAARAILQSRECTPLLRVMRERHIPTMVLHGESDAIVPFESACEVANDANATLYRVRGACHSWLITNPRRGADSVRRLLEGALGDVLRQTAAELSIADWRDIDEWDRTLTAPDAWVRKLNADDNLLGMDVAERVDMELVRRAERPSIARQHVAAVRQLLLPRDVRTA; the protein is encoded by the coding sequence ATGAAAGCGGCGACATCCGGTCGAGCAGGAGCCAGGGTTCGGCTGTCCCACCATGTCATCCGGCTCGACGACGGGCATCAGGTCGGTGTCTCCATCGGTGGCCGAGGTGTTCCGTTGGTCTTTCTGCACGGTTTGGGACTGAGTCGTCGCGCATACGTACGCCTGCTCAGCCGAGTCGCCGGCCTGGGGTTCCTGGTCGTGGCCGTCGACACTGCCGGCCACGGCGACACGCACGATCTACCTTGTGACGCAGGGGAACTCAGCGACCGAGCCGATCTCGTGATTCGAAGCCTGGATGCGCTCGGGATCAATCGGGCTGTCTTCGCGGGACATTCGATGGGTGGGCGAATGACAATCCACCTTGCCGCCACCGCACCCGAGCGGGTGATAGCGGCCATCCTGTTCGACGCCGCCGCGGGCACGTCGTTCGACGCCGCCGTGGCCACCGTGGCGCATTCGCCCCGTCAGATATTGCGCGCCATCTTCGCAGCGGTGAGTGACATGTACCGGGACCCGTTTCGAATGCAGCTCGCGTCCGCAAGCAGATACCTACGCATGTTGAGCGCTGTCGCGATGGGCCGATTCCTGCCCCCGACGGGATTCACCGGTGCGGCACGAGCGATCCTGCAGTCGAGGGAATGCACTCCGCTGCTGCGGGTCATGCGAGAACGGCATATTCCGACAATGGTGCTCCATGGCGAAAGCGATGCCATCGTGCCGTTCGAAAGCGCTTGCGAGGTCGCGAATGACGCGAACGCGACGTTGTACCGGGTGCGTGGCGCCTGCCATTCGTGGCTCATCACCAACCCGCGCCGTGGAGCCGACTCGGTCCGCCGGCTGCTCGAGGGTGCGTTGGGCGACGTGCTTCGACAGACTGCCGCAGAGTTGAGCATCGCCGACTGGCGCGACATCGACGAATGGGACCGGACGCTGACCGCGCCGGACGCGTGGGTGCGGAAACTGAACGCCGACGACAACCTGCTGGGCATGGATGTAGCCGAGCGGGTCGACATGGAGTTGGTGCGCCGTGCCGAGCGTCCAAGCATCGCGCGGCAACATGTCGCAGCCGTCCGCCAATTACTTCTGCCCCGAGACGTGCGCACCGCATGA